A section of the Tolypothrix sp. NIES-4075 genome encodes:
- a CDS encoding helix-turn-helix domain-containing protein yields MPVRNKIRRLIDEKLKVTRYEFSERTTLSKTTVYALYDNPEQIPNKVAMDKICDYYKIQPCEFIEWYEDK; encoded by the coding sequence ATGCCTGTTAGAAACAAAATAAGGAGGCTAATTGATGAAAAGTTAAAAGTTACAAGATATGAATTTAGCGAACGTACAACCCTGAGCAAAACAACGGTTTACGCCCTATACGATAATCCCGAACAGATTCCCAACAAGGTGGCGATGGACAAAATCTGTGACTATTACAAAATCCAACCCTGCGAATTTATCGAATGGTACGAGGATAAATGA